In Alkalihalobacterium alkalinitrilicum, a genomic segment contains:
- the icmF gene encoding fused isobutyryl-CoA mutase/GTPase IcmF → MQTVEIYRPKHSVRFVTASSLFDGHDASINIMRRILQASGAEVIHLGHNRSVEEVVDAAIQEDVQGIAISSYQGGHTEYFKYMYDLLKEKGAGHIRIYGGGGGVITPPEIKELHEYGISHIFSPEDGRQNGLQGMINDMLKECDFPTVRDLSNEVEQLKEKNARAVARLISLAEQQEMGLNEVAATAEKTLNEIKQITENVPVLGITGTGGAGKSSLTDEIVRRFLNEFEDKTIAILSIDPTKQKTGGALLGDRIRMNSINSPRVFMRSLATRSSRSEISASIQDAINVAKAAGYDLVIVETSGIGQGDAEITEISDVAMYVMTSEFGAPTQLEKIDMIDFADLIAINKFERKGSEDALRHVRKQYQRSRNIFDQDLETMPVYGTIASQFNDIGTNTLFKAIVDTLNKKCGTDWVTNIETSKNVVKENLIIPPNRTHYLREIVQSIRDYKKVTEEQVQVARKLFQITGTIEALQEVGNADESVISQLEQTKAHYEEKLDPQAKAILDNWESLKEKYSGDSFVTKVRDKEIVTELTTESLSGLKIPKVVLPKFKDWGEILNWTMKENVPGSFPYTAGVFPFKRKGEDPKRQFAGEGTPERTNRRFHYLSKDDDAKRLSTAFDSVTLYGEDPDHRPDIYGKVGESGVSICTLDDMKKLYAGFDLCAPSTSVSMTINGPAPIILAMFMNTAVEQQLQRFEEENGRKPTAEEAAQVKEFTLQTVRGTVQADILKEDQGQNTCIFSTEFALRMMGDIQQYFIDQKVRNYYSVSISGYHIAEAGANPISQLAFTLSNGFTYLEYYLSRGMNIDDFAPNLSFFFSNGLDPEYAVIGRVARRIWATVLKKKYGANERSQKLKYHVQTSGRSLHAQEIDFNDIRTTLQALMAIYDNCNSLHTNAYDEAITTPTEESVRRAMAIQMIITKELGLAKNENSLQGSFIIDELTDLVEEAVLRELESINDRGGVLGAMETQYQRAKIQEESMHYEMQKHTGELPIIGVNTYINPNQPEEEEFEMELARATQEEKQQQITNLRAFQDRNKDVSAAALKRLQETAMSGGNIFAELMETVKVASLGQITSALYQVGGQYRRNM, encoded by the coding sequence ATGCAAACGGTTGAAATTTATCGTCCGAAACATTCAGTTCGTTTTGTAACGGCTTCGAGTTTATTCGATGGCCACGATGCATCAATTAATATTATGAGACGCATTCTTCAAGCGAGTGGGGCAGAGGTGATTCACCTAGGTCATAACCGTTCCGTAGAAGAAGTTGTTGACGCTGCTATTCAAGAAGATGTCCAAGGAATTGCCATTTCTTCATATCAAGGTGGTCACACAGAATATTTCAAATACATGTATGACCTTTTAAAAGAAAAAGGAGCAGGTCACATTCGTATATACGGTGGTGGCGGTGGTGTAATCACTCCTCCAGAAATAAAAGAGTTACATGAATATGGGATTTCGCATATTTTCTCACCGGAAGATGGCCGTCAGAATGGTCTTCAAGGAATGATTAACGATATGCTTAAAGAGTGTGACTTTCCAACTGTGCGCGACTTATCGAATGAAGTTGAACAATTAAAAGAAAAAAATGCTCGTGCAGTTGCTAGATTAATTTCATTAGCTGAACAACAAGAAATGGGATTAAATGAAGTGGCAGCTACAGCAGAAAAAACGTTAAATGAAATCAAGCAAATCACTGAAAATGTACCTGTACTTGGAATTACAGGAACAGGTGGAGCTGGAAAAAGTTCATTAACGGATGAAATCGTTCGCCGTTTCTTAAACGAATTTGAAGATAAAACAATCGCTATTCTTTCAATCGATCCAACCAAACAAAAAACAGGTGGAGCATTATTAGGTGACCGTATTCGTATGAATTCGATTAACAGCCCACGTGTATTCATGCGTAGTTTAGCTACACGTAGCTCTAGAAGTGAAATTTCTGCAAGCATCCAAGACGCAATTAACGTAGCAAAAGCTGCTGGGTATGATCTTGTTATCGTTGAAACGAGTGGGATTGGTCAAGGCGATGCTGAAATTACGGAAATTTCAGATGTGGCCATGTATGTTATGACAAGTGAGTTTGGAGCACCTACTCAACTTGAAAAAATTGATATGATTGATTTTGCTGATCTTATTGCAATCAATAAGTTTGAGCGTAAAGGCTCAGAAGATGCGCTTCGTCACGTACGCAAACAGTACCAGCGTAGTCGCAATATTTTTGACCAAGACTTAGAAACAATGCCTGTATACGGTACAATCGCAAGTCAATTTAATGATATTGGCACCAACACATTATTTAAAGCGATCGTTGATACGTTAAATAAAAAGTGTGGTACGGATTGGGTCACCAATATCGAAACAAGTAAAAATGTTGTGAAGGAAAACTTAATTATCCCACCAAATCGTACGCACTATTTACGTGAAATTGTCCAATCGATCCGTGATTATAAAAAAGTAACCGAAGAGCAAGTTCAAGTGGCTCGCAAATTGTTCCAAATTACAGGAACAATTGAAGCTCTTCAAGAAGTTGGGAATGCGGATGAAAGTGTCATTTCTCAACTTGAACAAACGAAAGCACACTATGAAGAAAAGCTTGACCCACAAGCTAAAGCCATTCTTGATAACTGGGAAAGCTTGAAAGAAAAATATTCTGGTGATTCTTTCGTTACAAAAGTTCGCGACAAAGAAATTGTCACTGAGCTAACAACAGAAAGTTTATCAGGATTAAAAATTCCAAAAGTGGTACTTCCAAAGTTCAAAGACTGGGGCGAAATTTTAAATTGGACGATGAAAGAAAATGTTCCAGGTTCATTCCCTTATACAGCTGGAGTATTCCCGTTCAAACGTAAAGGAGAAGATCCGAAGCGTCAGTTTGCTGGAGAAGGAACACCTGAACGTACAAACCGCCGTTTCCACTACTTATCAAAAGATGACGATGCAAAACGCTTAAGTACAGCATTTGACTCCGTTACGTTATACGGTGAAGATCCTGACCACCGTCCAGATATTTACGGTAAAGTCGGTGAAAGTGGAGTAAGTATTTGTACGCTTGATGATATGAAAAAGCTTTATGCAGGTTTTGATTTATGTGCGCCATCTACATCGGTTTCAATGACAATTAATGGTCCAGCACCGATCATATTAGCGATGTTTATGAACACAGCAGTCGAACAACAATTACAAAGGTTTGAAGAAGAAAATGGTAGAAAACCGACTGCTGAAGAAGCGGCTCAAGTCAAAGAATTTACATTACAAACGGTTCGCGGTACAGTACAAGCGGATATTTTAAAAGAAGACCAAGGACAAAACACGTGTATCTTCTCAACCGAGTTTGCTCTTCGTATGATGGGTGATATTCAGCAATACTTCATCGATCAAAAAGTAAGAAATTACTATTCTGTATCGATTTCTGGCTATCATATCGCAGAAGCAGGTGCGAACCCAATCAGTCAGCTTGCGTTTACGCTTTCTAATGGCTTTACGTATTTGGAGTACTATTTAAGTCGAGGAATGAACATTGATGACTTTGCACCAAACTTATCGTTCTTCTTCAGTAATGGTTTAGATCCAGAATATGCTGTCATTGGTCGTGTAGCACGTCGAATTTGGGCAACTGTGTTGAAAAAGAAATATGGTGCTAATGAGCGCAGCCAGAAGTTAAAGTATCACGTACAAACATCAGGTCGTTCATTACATGCTCAAGAAATTGATTTCAATGATATCCGTACAACGCTTCAAGCGTTAATGGCGATCTACGATAACTGTAACTCACTACACACGAACGCATACGATGAAGCGATCACAACGCCAACAGAAGAATCAGTTCGTCGTGCAATGGCAATTCAAATGATCATTACAAAAGAGTTAGGACTTGCGAAAAACGAGAACTCACTTCAAGGGTCGTTCATCATTGATGAGCTTACAGACTTAGTAGAAGAAGCGGTACTACGTGAGTTAGAAAGCATCAATGACCGCGGTGGTGTGTTAGGTGCGATGGAAACACAATACCAACGTGCAAAAATTCAAGAAGAGTCTATGCATTATGAAATGCAAAAGCATACAGGTGAATTACCGATTATCGGTGTAAACACGTATATCAACCCTAACCAACCTGAAGAAGAAGAGTTTGAAATGGAGCTAGCTCGTGCAACACAAGAAGAGAAACAACAACAAATTACGAACCTGAGAGCATTCCAAGATCGTAATAAAGATGTTTCAGCTGCAGCATTGAAACGACTTCAAGAAACAGCAATGAGTGGCGGTAACATTTTTGCTGAATTAATGGAGACGGTTAAAGTGGCTAGTCTTGGACAAATCACTTCAGCACTATACCAAGTAGGTGGACAATACCGTCGTAACATGTAA
- the rpoE gene encoding DNA-directed RNA polymerase subunit delta, whose amino-acid sequence MSISAYSREEIAELSMIEVAFQVLKEGKQTYSYLDLIKRVVELKGMSAEEMKQRISYLYTELNVDGRFMCIGDNVWGLKAWYPIEKIEEDIITAKPRKKAKATEDDEIEVEEDFEDFEDEFEEIEDELDELAEDEDSDDFEEEDLDGFSGDEEEEEFDDEEEAAEEDDD is encoded by the coding sequence ATGAGTATTAGTGCATACAGTCGTGAAGAAATAGCAGAGCTGTCAATGATTGAGGTAGCGTTTCAAGTATTAAAAGAAGGAAAGCAAACCTACTCTTATCTTGACTTAATTAAACGAGTTGTTGAGCTTAAAGGTATGTCAGCAGAAGAAATGAAACAGCGCATCTCATATCTTTATACGGAATTAAATGTCGATGGACGATTTATGTGTATTGGTGATAATGTGTGGGGTCTTAAAGCATGGTATCCAATTGAAAAAATTGAAGAAGATATCATTACAGCAAAACCTCGTAAGAAAGCGAAGGCTACTGAGGATGATGAGATCGAGGTTGAGGAAGATTTCGAGGACTTCGAAGATGAGTTTGAAGAAATTGAAGACGAATTAGATGAATTAGCTGAAGATGAAGATAGTGATGATTTTGAAGAAGAAGACTTAGATGGTTTTTCAGGTGACGAAGAAGAAGAAGAGTTTGATGACGAAGAAGAAGCCGCAGAAGAAGATGATGATTAA
- a CDS encoding CTP synthase, with protein MSTKYIFVTGGVVSSLGKGITAASLGRLLKNRGLKVTIQKFDPYINVDPGTMSPYQHGEVFVTDDGAETDLDLGHYERFIDINLSQNSNVTTGKIYSTVIKKERRGDYLGGTVQVIPHVTNEIKERVFRAGRETKADVVITEIGGTVGDIESLPFLEAIRQIKSDVGVNNVMYIHCTLIPYLAAAGEMKSKPTQHSVKELRSLGIQPNVIVVRTEKPVPQEMKEKIALFCDIDKNAVIEARDAETLYQVPLALQAQDLDDIVCNHLGLECGDADMVEWEALVNKVQNLSKKTKIALVGKYVALPDAYLSVAEALRHAGYAYDSDIEIKWVNSEEVTPENVKELLADVDGILIPGGFGDRGIEGKIAALQYARENKVAMLGICLGMQLASIEFARNVLGLEGANSAELNPETKYPIIDLLPEQKDVEDMGGTLRLGLYPCKLVEGSVAHRAYEEQVIYERHRHRYEFNNEYRQQMEEKGFIFSGTSPDGRLVEIIEIEDHPFFVASQFHPEFVSRPTRPQPLFREFINASLQKEVAQKETTSNGAV; from the coding sequence ATGAGTACGAAGTATATTTTTGTAACTGGAGGAGTAGTTTCTTCTCTAGGAAAAGGAATTACAGCGGCTTCACTTGGCCGATTATTAAAAAATAGAGGGTTAAAAGTAACAATTCAAAAGTTTGACCCATATATTAACGTGGATCCAGGTACGATGAGCCCGTATCAACATGGCGAAGTTTTCGTTACCGATGATGGAGCAGAAACAGATTTAGATTTAGGCCACTATGAGCGTTTTATTGATATTAACTTAAGTCAAAATAGTAACGTAACAACAGGGAAGATTTACTCGACTGTTATTAAAAAAGAGCGTCGCGGCGATTACTTAGGTGGAACAGTCCAAGTCATTCCACACGTAACCAATGAAATTAAAGAGCGTGTTTTCCGTGCAGGTCGTGAAACGAAAGCGGATGTTGTTATCACTGAAATCGGTGGTACAGTGGGAGATATTGAAAGTTTGCCGTTCCTTGAAGCGATTCGTCAAATTAAAAGTGATGTTGGTGTAAACAACGTTATGTATATTCACTGTACATTAATTCCGTATTTAGCAGCTGCAGGAGAAATGAAATCGAAACCAACACAACATAGTGTAAAAGAACTTCGTAGCCTTGGAATCCAACCAAATGTAATTGTTGTTCGTACGGAAAAACCAGTGCCTCAAGAGATGAAAGAAAAGATCGCATTATTCTGTGATATTGATAAAAATGCTGTGATTGAAGCCAGAGATGCAGAAACGCTTTATCAAGTTCCGCTTGCTCTTCAAGCACAAGACTTAGACGATATTGTTTGTAATCACTTAGGACTAGAATGTGGAGATGCCGACATGGTCGAGTGGGAAGCGCTTGTCAACAAAGTGCAAAACCTCTCAAAGAAAACGAAAATTGCCCTCGTTGGTAAATATGTAGCTTTACCAGATGCTTATTTATCTGTTGCTGAGGCACTTCGTCATGCAGGTTATGCTTATGATTCAGATATCGAAATTAAATGGGTAAACTCTGAAGAAGTAACTCCTGAAAACGTAAAAGAGTTATTAGCTGATGTAGATGGAATTTTAATTCCAGGAGGTTTTGGTGATCGCGGAATTGAAGGGAAAATCGCAGCACTTCAATATGCGAGGGAAAATAAAGTGGCAATGCTAGGCATTTGTTTAGGAATGCAATTAGCGTCGATAGAATTTGCTCGTAACGTGCTTGGTTTAGAAGGAGCTAATTCAGCTGAATTGAATCCAGAAACAAAATATCCAATTATTGATCTTTTACCAGAGCAAAAAGATGTAGAAGATATGGGGGGGACTTTACGTCTTGGCTTATACCCTTGTAAGCTTGTCGAAGGTAGCGTTGCTCATCGTGCATATGAAGAGCAAGTGATCTACGAGCGCCATCGTCATCGTTACGAGTTCAACAATGAGTACCGTCAACAAATGGAAGAAAAAGGATTTATCTTCTCTGGTACTAGTCCAGATGGCCGCTTAGTTGAAATCATTGAAATTGAAGATCATCCATTTTTCGTAGCATCACAATTTCATCCAGAGTTTGTTTCAAGACCAACAAGACCACAACCGTTATTCCGTGAATTTATTAACGCGTCACTTCAAAAAGAAGTGGCTCAAAAAGAAACAACTTCTAATGGTGCGGTTTAA
- a CDS encoding DUF2529 family protein, translating to MLQIFTTQLSGKMKMVKDTYEDVFEDCSRILAQSIISGHTIYLFATGEMKCVLPQALYGNDRFENVKLVEDANNVPTLKDQDSFLIFAPSSLDESSIQMARLVAEQNNSIMAVIGNKGTDQSDKGLEELVDLTINLQVHSMVPQDDGSRIGTPVAVLALYVYHCLHLTIVDILAEYE from the coding sequence ATGTTACAAATATTCACAACTCAGTTAAGTGGAAAAATGAAAATGGTAAAAGATACATATGAGGATGTTTTTGAAGATTGTAGTCGCATCCTCGCCCAATCAATTATAAGTGGCCATACGATTTATTTGTTTGCAACAGGTGAAATGAAATGCGTACTACCTCAAGCTTTGTACGGAAATGATCGCTTTGAAAATGTAAAATTAGTTGAGGATGCTAATAATGTTCCGACATTAAAAGACCAAGACAGCTTCCTCATATTCGCCCCGTCTAGTCTTGATGAATCATCTATCCAAATGGCTCGTTTAGTCGCAGAACAAAATAACTCTATCATGGCGGTTATAGGTAACAAAGGTACTGACCAATCCGACAAAGGTTTAGAAGAACTTGTAGATTTAACGATAAATCTACAGGTACATTCAATGGTACCTCAGGATGACGGTTCGCGTATTGGGACACCAGTAGCAGTACTTGCCCTGTACGTGTACCATTGTCTTCATTTAACGATCGTTGATATATTAGCCGAGTATGAATGA
- a CDS encoding response regulator yields the protein MVEKKILVVDDQYGIRVLLNEILQKDGYKMFQAANGIQALKIVEDEVPDLVLLDMKIPGMDGLEILKRIKEIKPQVDVMMMTAYGELNMINEALNLGAINHFAKPFDIDDVRNVIRDNFNAKNNLA from the coding sequence ATGGTGGAAAAGAAAATACTAGTGGTAGACGACCAATATGGAATTCGCGTTTTATTAAATGAAATTCTTCAAAAAGATGGTTATAAAATGTTTCAAGCAGCGAATGGAATTCAAGCGTTGAAGATCGTTGAAGATGAAGTTCCAGACCTCGTTTTATTGGATATGAAAATTCCTGGAATGGATGGACTTGAAATTTTAAAACGAATTAAAGAAATTAAACCACAAGTCGATGTTATGATGATGACCGCTTATGGAGAATTAAATATGATTAATGAAGCACTTAACTTAGGAGCGATTAATCATTTTGCAAAACCATTTGATATTGATGATGTTAGAAATGTGATTAGAGATAACTTTAACGCAAAAAATAACTTAGCGTAA
- the fba gene encoding class II fructose-1,6-bisphosphate aldolase, with product MPLVSMKEMLEKAKAEKYAVGQFNLNNLEFTQAILLAAEEEKSPVICGVSEGAARYMGGFKTVVNMVKSLMEEYKITVPVAIHLDHGSSFEKCVEAIHAGFTSVMIDGSHHPLEENIAITKQVIAVAHTLGVSVEAELGRIGGQEDDLIVDDAEAAYAIPAECEQLVRETGVDCFAPALGSVHGPYKGEPNLGFDRMKEIDALVGIPLVLHGGTGIPTKDIQKAIEFGHAKINVNTESQISSAKAVREVLAEKPDLYDPRKFLGPARDAIKETVKGKMREFGSSNKA from the coding sequence ATGCCTTTAGTTTCAATGAAAGAAATGCTTGAAAAAGCAAAGGCTGAGAAGTACGCTGTTGGACAATTTAACTTAAACAACTTGGAGTTTACTCAAGCGATTCTTTTAGCCGCAGAAGAAGAAAAGTCTCCAGTCATTTGTGGGGTTTCTGAAGGTGCAGCACGCTATATGGGTGGCTTTAAGACCGTTGTAAATATGGTGAAATCTTTAATGGAAGAATATAAGATTACAGTTCCTGTTGCGATACATTTAGACCATGGTTCTAGTTTTGAAAAGTGTGTAGAAGCAATTCATGCTGGTTTTACTTCTGTTATGATTGATGGGTCTCATCACCCTCTTGAAGAAAATATTGCCATAACGAAGCAAGTAATTGCGGTTGCACACACTTTAGGTGTTTCTGTTGAGGCTGAACTAGGACGTATCGGTGGTCAAGAAGACGATTTAATTGTTGACGATGCAGAAGCAGCATATGCAATTCCTGCTGAGTGTGAGCAATTAGTTCGTGAAACAGGTGTAGATTGCTTTGCTCCTGCTTTAGGTTCTGTTCACGGTCCATACAAAGGCGAACCTAATCTTGGTTTTGATCGAATGAAGGAAATCGATGCACTAGTTGGTATTCCGCTTGTACTTCATGGTGGAACAGGGATTCCGACAAAAGATATTCAAAAAGCGATTGAATTTGGTCATGCAAAAATAAATGTAAACACAGAGAGTCAAATTTCTTCAGCGAAGGCTGTTCGTGAAGTTTTAGCTGAAAAGCCAGATCTTTATGATCCAAGAAAATTCCTCGGGCCTGCACGTGATGCCATCAAAGAAACAGTTAAAGGTAAAATGCGTGAATTTGGTTCATCAAATAAAGCGTAG
- the fsa gene encoding fructose-6-phosphate aldolase, with product MKFFIDTANIEEIREANELGILAGVTTNPSLVAKEGVDFHERLREITAIVSGSVSAEVIATEAAEMIKEGKELAAIAPNITIKVPMTVDGLKAVHAFSELGIKTNVTLIFSAVQALLAARAGATYVSPFLGRLDDIGHNGLDLIDQIAEIFDVHGIQTEIIAASIRHPVHVSEAAARGAHIGTIPYKVIHQLVKHPLTDQGIEKFLADWEKQQK from the coding sequence ATGAAGTTCTTTATCGATACAGCTAATATTGAAGAAATTCGTGAAGCGAATGAATTAGGTATTTTAGCAGGAGTGACGACAAACCCTTCACTGGTTGCTAAAGAAGGTGTTGATTTTCATGAACGTTTACGTGAAATTACAGCCATCGTTTCTGGCTCAGTAAGTGCAGAAGTAATTGCTACAGAGGCTGCAGAAATGATAAAAGAAGGAAAAGAGTTGGCGGCGATTGCTCCAAATATAACGATTAAAGTGCCGATGACAGTAGATGGATTAAAAGCTGTTCATGCATTTTCTGAATTAGGGATTAAAACGAATGTGACGCTTATTTTCTCTGCTGTCCAAGCGTTACTTGCTGCAAGAGCAGGTGCTACATACGTTTCTCCATTCCTTGGACGCTTAGATGATATTGGCCACAACGGATTGGATTTAATCGATCAAATTGCTGAAATTTTTGACGTTCATGGAATTCAAACAGAGATTATCGCTGCATCGATAAGACACCCGGTTCATGTGAGTGAAGCAGCGGCACGAGGTGCCCATATTGGAACCATCCCTTATAAAGTCATTCACCAATTAGTGAAACATCCTTTAACAGACCAAGGAATTGAAAAGTTTTTAGCCGATTGGGAAAAACAACAAAAATAA
- a CDS encoding UDP-N-acetylglucosamine 1-carboxyvinyltransferase, translating into MEKLLIEGGYPLEGTVQISGAKNSAVALIPAAILADSTVKIDNLPRISDVQLLADLLEEIGGTVELKDHEIIVDPKNMMAMPLPNGKVKKLRASYYLMGAMLGKFKKAVIGLPGGCNLGPRPIDQHIKGFEALGAKVTNEQGAIYLRADELRGAKIYLDVVSVGATINIMLAAVRAKGQTIIENAAKEPEIIDVATLLNSMGAKIKGVGTNVIRIDGVDELSGCRHSIIPDRIEAGTYMILAAAIGQKVLIDNIIPYHVESLIAKLREVGVQIEVNDDQLLIHNHREKTGVDIKTLVYPGFPTDLQQPFTTLLTQAQGTSIVTDTIYNARFKHIDELRRMGANVKVEGRSAIISGPTKLQGAKVRASDLRAGAALLIAGLLADGVTELTGLEHVDRGYEDLENKLLQLGAKVWREKLTDEEVEQVKSS; encoded by the coding sequence ATGGAGAAATTACTTATTGAAGGTGGTTACCCTCTAGAGGGAACAGTACAAATTAGTGGTGCGAAAAACAGTGCTGTAGCCCTGATTCCGGCAGCAATATTAGCTGATTCCACTGTAAAAATTGATAACTTACCAAGAATATCAGATGTTCAATTATTAGCAGATTTATTAGAAGAAATTGGTGGAACGGTCGAATTGAAGGACCATGAGATTATTGTAGATCCCAAAAATATGATGGCGATGCCTTTACCAAATGGAAAAGTGAAGAAATTGCGTGCTTCTTATTATTTAATGGGAGCTATGCTTGGAAAATTTAAAAAAGCGGTTATTGGCCTGCCAGGTGGTTGTAATTTAGGTCCGAGACCGATTGACCAACATATTAAAGGTTTTGAAGCGTTAGGAGCAAAAGTAACGAATGAGCAAGGTGCCATTTATTTACGAGCGGATGAACTAAGAGGCGCAAAAATTTATTTAGATGTGGTCAGTGTCGGTGCAACCATTAATATTATGTTAGCTGCTGTAAGGGCTAAAGGACAAACCATTATTGAAAACGCAGCAAAAGAGCCAGAGATCATTGATGTCGCTACGTTGTTAAATAGTATGGGTGCGAAAATCAAAGGTGTTGGAACGAATGTTATTCGTATTGATGGGGTAGATGAATTAAGCGGCTGCCGTCATTCAATTATACCTGACCGTATTGAAGCAGGTACGTATATGATTTTAGCTGCGGCTATTGGGCAAAAAGTGTTAATTGATAATATTATTCCTTATCACGTGGAATCATTAATTGCGAAACTTCGTGAAGTGGGTGTACAAATAGAAGTAAATGATGATCAATTGCTTATTCACAATCACCGTGAAAAAACGGGGGTTGATATTAAAACTTTAGTATATCCAGGGTTTCCAACCGATTTACAGCAACCGTTTACAACGCTACTTACGCAGGCCCAAGGGACGAGTATCGTAACAGATACGATCTATAATGCACGATTTAAGCATATTGATGAGTTACGTCGCATGGGGGCAAATGTAAAAGTCGAAGGTCGTTCTGCGATCATCTCGGGTCCAACGAAACTTCAAGGTGCCAAAGTGAGAGCAAGTGATTTACGTGCAGGTGCAGCGTTGCTAATTGCTGGTTTATTAGCTGATGGTGTGACCGAGTTAACGGGATTAGAGCATGTTGATCGAGGATATGAAGACTTAGAAAATAAACTGTTACAGTTAGGAGCCAAAGTTTGGCGAGAAAAACTGACAGATGAAGAAGTTGAACAAGTAAAAAGTTCATAG
- the glpX gene encoding class II fructose-bisphosphatase has protein sequence MERSLSMELVRVTEAAALASARWMGRGKKDEADEAATGAMRDVFDTVPMKGTVVIGEGEMDEAPMLYIGEKLGTGYGPRVDVAVDPLEGTNIVASGQWNALAVIAVADHGCLLHAPDMYMDKIAVGPESVGKINIDAPVIENLAAVAKAKNKDIEDLVVAILNRERHEKMIKEIREAGARIKLMADGDVAAAINTAFEDTGVDIMLGSGGAPEGVLAAVGLKCLGGELQGKLLPQNEEELERCRKMGIDDPTRILMMDDLVKGEDAIFAATGVTDGELLKGVRYKGTSAVTQSLVMRAKSGTVRFIDGKHSMKKKPDLVIK, from the coding sequence ATGGAACGAAGTCTATCAATGGAACTTGTACGTGTAACCGAGGCAGCAGCGCTTGCTTCTGCACGCTGGATGGGTCGGGGGAAAAAAGATGAAGCAGATGAAGCTGCAACAGGAGCAATGCGCGATGTTTTTGATACGGTCCCGATGAAAGGTACGGTCGTAATCGGAGAAGGAGAAATGGACGAAGCTCCGATGCTTTACATAGGTGAAAAGCTTGGAACAGGATATGGTCCTCGTGTAGACGTAGCAGTTGATCCATTAGAAGGAACGAATATCGTAGCATCAGGTCAATGGAATGCCCTAGCGGTTATTGCTGTGGCTGACCACGGATGTTTATTACACGCTCCAGACATGTATATGGACAAAATTGCAGTTGGGCCTGAGTCCGTTGGTAAAATCAATATCGATGCACCAGTTATTGAGAATTTAGCAGCTGTGGCAAAAGCAAAAAATAAAGATATTGAAGATTTAGTTGTTGCTATTCTAAATCGTGAGAGACATGAGAAAATGATTAAGGAAATTCGTGAAGCGGGCGCTAGAATTAAACTGATGGCAGATGGTGACGTAGCGGCTGCCATTAATACAGCGTTTGAAGATACGGGTGTAGATATTATGCTAGGATCTGGTGGGGCTCCAGAAGGTGTACTCGCTGCAGTTGGCTTAAAATGTCTCGGTGGTGAACTTCAAGGAAAATTATTACCGCAAAATGAAGAAGAACTAGAGCGTTGCCGAAAAATGGGGATTGACGATCCGACTCGTATTTTAATGATGGATGATTTAGTTAAAGGTGAAGATGCAATTTTTGCTGCAACGGGCGTAACGGATGGTGAACTATTGAAAGGTGTTCGCTATAAAGGAACTTCAGCAGTGACACAATCACTAGTTATGCGTGCGAAATCAGGAACCGTTCGATTTATTGACGGTAAACATAGTATGAAAAAGAAGCCAGATTTAGTTATAAAGTAG